Proteins from a genomic interval of Uloborus diversus isolate 005 chromosome 4, Udiv.v.3.1, whole genome shotgun sequence:
- the LOC129220968 gene encoding LOW QUALITY PROTEIN: uncharacterized protein LOC129220968 (The sequence of the model RefSeq protein was modified relative to this genomic sequence to represent the inferred CDS: inserted 1 base in 1 codon): MVNDLLSFIKNSVPETESLLYADDLVIRSTGSDISMLEKTLNLALEALTTWTLDNEFKVNPEKTNFELFTLSIKTFTVDLVYKSSALTRTDCATYLGITLDTRLTWNKYIEQVTDRVVDRLCLLKRLAGIKWGSSQSVLSSTFTSYIKPVLDYGSDVLITASDSTLSKLELVQNKATTGAAVSTPITAMQLQTKIFNLTDRRIKASLSLAERLLRKEHFWYDYILPHTRLKSQHSFLFECQRLAEAFEVSNSRLGIYRPSSYTGLLRYAAARFDLVQPVKKSDSHHTEMYSIALATIHERYPDQDWFRVYTDGSATPSAGRAGAGAYSKHFSLQELLDTWADNFDGEMNAIFMAIRSIGEPAEQNVVLFVDSQAAIQTITDYNLYPSELELESKKSIDSLLRSGREVVFQWIPGHCGIYGNERADILAXEAASLHPPSRPVPIRNAKRLLAGKIQHATVSAVRNKADGKPWACLLDDEQRTRLPLLPRALGVAFFRTITGHDYLQAHLHKINLADSPLCVLCEGTSPMTGEHLYSCSSLHDIHNCDDFQALTPFEATSLLYWTARRLMFERTMVGIMHYFKAALISAGLLAGTAAVAYLYKRWKQNCDDDTQEPFDIRNNYDSARIMNEDYLLVPLVEMRSSEQMVQSMRTTLNNFRARLDPNENL, translated from the exons ATGGTAAATGACCTtttgagttttattaaaaatagtgTTCCAGAGACTGAGTCGCTGTTGTATGCTGATGATCTTGTTATCAGGTCCACTGGCTCTGACATTTCTATGTTGGAGAAAACACTAAATTTGGCTTTAGAGGCTCTGACAACCTGGACCCTGGACAATGAGTTCAAAGTAAACCCGGAAAAGACAAATTTCGAACTGTTTACACTTAGTATCAAAACGTTTACTGTTGACCTGGTGTACAAAAGCAGTGCATTAACTCGAACTGATTGTGCTACCTACCTAGGCATAACTCTTGATACCAGACTAACTTGGAATAAGTACATTGAAcaagtgactgacagagtggtgGACCGCCTTTGCCTATTGAAACGTCTTGCTGGAATAAAGTGGGGTTCTTCTCAAAGTGTTCTTTCATCCACCTTTACATCTTACATTAAGCCTGTATTGGATTATGGCTCAGATGTCCTTATTACTGCCTCTGATAGCACACTTTCAAAACTCGAGCTCGTTCAAAATAAAGCAACCACTGGTGCTGCGGTGTCCACCCCTATTACTGCTATGCAGCTAcagacaaaaatttttaatttaactgacaGACGAATTAAGGCTTCCCTTTCTCTCGCTGAAAGATTATTGAGAAAAGAGCATTTCTGGTATGATTACATTCTTCCGCATACTAGACTAAAATCTcaacattcttttctttttgagtgCCAAAGACTTGCAGAGGCCTTTGAGGTATCCAACTCCAGACTTGGCATCTATAGACCATCTTCTTATACTGGCCTTCTGAGATATGCTGCAGCTAGGTTTGATCTGGTACAGCCTGTCAAGAAATCAGATTCTCATCACACTGAGATGTACTCCATTGCTTTGGCCACAATACACGAGAGGTACCCTGATCAGGATTGGTTTAGGGTTTATACTGACGGATCGGCCACTCCTTCAGCTGGTAGAGCAGGTGCCGGTGCCTACTCCAAACATTTTAGTCTTCAAGAGCTTCTCGACACTTGGGCGGATAACTTCGATGGAGAAATGAACGCAATTTTTATGGCCATCAGATCTATTGGAGAACCAGCTGAACAAAATGTTGTTCTCTTTGTTGATTCTCAGGCTGCAATTCAGACCATTACTGATTACAATCTATATCCTTCAGAACTTGAGCTTGAGTCTAAAAAATCCATTGACTCTCTTTTGCGTTCCGGAAGAGAGGTTGTCTTCCAGTGGATCCCAGGCCATTGTGGCATCTATGGAAATGAACGAGCGGACATCTTGG AAGAAGCTGCCTCTCTGCATCCACCTTCTCGCCCGGTTCCAATTAGAAACGCTAAGCGACTTCTCGCAGGCAAAATCCAACATGCTACAGTCTCTGCAGTGAGGAACAAAGCTGACGGAAAGCCCTGGGCTTGCCTTCTGGATGATGAACAGCGTACGCGCCTTCCTCTCCTTCCCAGAGCCCTGGGAGTTGCTTTTTTCCGAACCATTACTGGACATGACTATCTACAGGCCCATTTACATAAAATCAACCTGGCAGATTCACCTCTCTGTGTGCTCTGTGAGGGGACTTCTCCAATGACAGGGGAGCATc tgtatagttgCTCCTCTCTTCATGATATTCATAATTGTGATGACTTCCAGGCCCTAACACCCTTTGAAGCCACTTCATTGTTATACTGGACAGCAAGACGCCTTATGTTTGAAAGAACGATGGTgggc ataATGCACTACTTCAAAGCTGCTTTGATTTCGGCCGGGCTTCTTGCCGGGACGGCCGCGGTTGCATACCTCTACAAGAGATGGAAGCAAAACTG TGATGATGATACACAGGAACCATTTGATATTCGCAACAACTATGATAGTGCTAGAATCATGAATGAAGATTATCTTCTTGTTCCGCTTGTAGAAATGCGGTCAAGTGAACAAATGGTGCAAAGTATGCGCACCACATTGAATAATTTTCGAGCAAGACTAGACCcaaatgaaaatctttaa